A genome region from Lytechinus pictus isolate F3 Inbred chromosome 14, Lp3.0, whole genome shotgun sequence includes the following:
- the LOC129276141 gene encoding mitochondrial coenzyme A diphosphatase NUDT8-like produces MNASSFTKLMHRASVGWICGKQLNGRRCALHRQFCIFQSSHPHVRFEANRNILTDCHTSHPPVRSPSRRICTPAHWDALEKSRATDGQPARLGSTSGMSGARIPSLGDVFSEENKERVMSSLSSKRTLRRFYTKDVKQRGAVVVPLCSVNREPCILFTLRTRTLKDHSGEVSFPGGKMDPTDGDVCHTALRELQEELGVDPSMVEVWGNLSPVGRERITVVPVIGYLGEIDVNSLKYNPDEVSSVFVMTLSHLCSPASQAYTVYEPHEYSGQPMAALPVFLGGEHRVWGLTAYILDLALQAIVPDHYRSLISQVKKEQATSS; encoded by the exons ATGAATGCAAGTTCTTTTACCAAGTTGATGCACAGAGCGTCAGTCGGGTGGATATGTGGAAAGCAACTGAATGGCAGAAGATGTGCTTTACATAGACAATTCTGCATCTTCCAGTCTAGTCACCCACATGTTCGCTTTGAAGCAAACAGAAACATTCTCACAGACTGCCATACAAGCCATCCTCCGGTGCGTTCACCTTCTAGAAGAATATGTACCCCTGCCCACTGGGATGCGCTAGAGAAGTCCAGAGCAACGGATGGGCAGCCTGCCCGTCTTGGCTCCACCAGCGGCATGTCTGGGGCGAGGATACCGTCCCTTGGAGACGTCTTTTCAGAGGAGAACAAGGAAAGAGTGATGAGTAGTTTATCGTCTAAGAGAACATTGAGGAGGTTTTACACCAAGGACGTGAAGCAGAGAGGGGCGGTGGTGGTGCCCTTGTGCAGTGTCAACAGAGAACCCTGCATCCTGTTCACGCTACGGACAAGGACTCTCAAAGACCACTCGGGAGAAGTCAG TTTTCCTGGAGGAAAGATGGACCCTACGGACGGGGACGTGTGCCACACGGCTCTTCGGGAACTCCAGGAGGAACTGGGCGTCGACCCATCAATGGTGGAGGTTTGGGGAAACCTATCGCCAGTAGGAAGAGAG AGAATCACGGTGGTACCAGTCATCGGATACCTAGGGGAGATTGATGTCAATAGTCTTAAGTACAATCCTGATGAG GTCTCATCCGTGTTTGTAATGACGCTGTCCCATCTGTGCAGCCCGGCCAGCCAAGCCTACACAGTCTACGAGCCTCACGAGTATTCAGGACAACCAATGGCAGCGCTTCCGGTCTTCCTGGGTGGGGAACATCGGGTTTGGGGACTGACCGCATACATCCTGGACCTTGCTCTTCAGGCGATAGTCCCTGACCACTACCGGTCACTCATCAGTCAAGTAAAGAAAGAACAGGCTACGTCGTCATGA